Below is a window of Malania oleifera isolate guangnan ecotype guangnan chromosome 1, ASM2987363v1, whole genome shotgun sequence DNA.
ataataataaaaatgaacaaaaatataGTATTGATTTTCATGCATGAAACTTGAGACATCATCAAACTCCTCCTAACCATTTTGGATCACTAAAAATCACCTCCTAATAATTTCAAATCGCCATGGATCACTCGAGATAGTcaaaattagtaaaaaaaaaaaaataggaattgGGGTTAAACATAGAGATCCCGATTCTAATATCAATTTTCATGCTTGAAACTTGAGATATTACTGGACACCTCTTAATCATTTTGGACCATTGCAGATTACCCAGAATggtaaaaattggaaaataataataaaaatgaacaaaaatataGTATTGATTTTCATGCATGAAACTTGAGACATCATCAAACTCCTCCTAACCATTTTGGATCACTAAAAATCACTCGAAACAATcaaaattggtaaaaaaaaacacaaaaacaaaaaggTAGTACACAAAGACTTGATCCTTGTCTCGATTTTTGTGTGTGTAACTTAAGACATCAATGAACATCTCCTAATCATTTTAGACTACCACAAATCACCACGAATGATAAAAAttggtcaaaaaaaaaaaaaaaattgaaatgcgATAAAACACAAAGActtagtgtaagaacccgaatcgtgatatagAGAATTAATTAATTGAGaaaggggtaaattggtaattaaacAAGCTTCGTCTATGAAGccaaagttcatcgacaaagtctttgtagttctcggCGATGAAGTGCagagtctcatcgatgaggagtggtcgggtcaaagggttataaatagatattttcattacttatcaactaagaaaactcaaattctctctctatctctctagaaactcaacctactctctatctctctagatttcttcatcataTGTAGCGGGTAGCGtagatccgacgttaccatgaggattagggaaggattctctacaagttctatggattggattTTCGTTTTGAGCATTCTcaggttttggcccaaaatagaggtaagactcggtttttaGTTATGATtcggtagtcttgtaggtaacagagttgtgagtgagttttgtactgtgggttgtaggttttggaactcggttcacggTTTAGGGGCTTTGGAATTCGGGATTTgtcattcgggaaaaggtaaggggattcagtttatgtcggttaattttgaaatcggacttggtagaactgtaGTTTACAGTCCTCtatgtgttttggttactcatttggggaaatctaacgggtaaaattatgagtttttcatataacaatttttggaaaaaaaagggTACTAGGCTGaaatccctagttttgttggaaaacctttggtatactgtattatgtattgtgttagggatggtcgtgccttgactttattaaactatatacgcttggaaaatcatgatttatagattaccaaatgggtgtagtttgtttgattatatgagcatgcatggttatgttttcatgaaatgcaataggaactgggttccaagttattccaggtactgaaagagtgtccgactctatattcgagggtgtgagcgTTAtcagctgatcaccgaagggtgtggatccatcagcttgtactggtacgatgccatgagagcctggggttcgccatgtgctGGGAACGCCATGTAACACGGGctggctttgggccgaagggtgagttacttgatcatgtgtgcgtgcatgtatgcactattttgaaaatgtttgtgGAAGTACTAGAAATTGCATTTAATTGAGTATGTTTTGCtgttatgataacactcaaatacagcacaccgatataacctgtatctgcccttactgagaggtgtttcacccctactgtacgtacatatttttcaggtccttcgagtaaccgaaactagcatcttGGTGTTGGGAgtatagtggtcggtgtactgcgagaggtacttgggtaagtattAGGACTGTATCGGGTTAACTTTTGTGGTTATGATTATCAATCAGGTTGTGTTGTATTTTTGTAaagtttgactcctttgtatagactctagtatggtacagattgtgtatagaaagacttatcttcTGCTGTGTTTCtattgtgtatgtgaatgtgtatagggtgcctgagaatcccacggggttggaccctcattcattgtaccgtatcttgattttggtgatatagggacatgttaggtcACTTTTTCACCCTCGAGTCCAATtattgggttcggggcgtgacacttaGTTCGAGTCTCAATTTTCATGAGCAAAATTAGAGACATTGTTAGACACTTTTTAACCATTTTGGACCGTTTCAGATCACTTGAGATGATCAAAATTGACCaaaaatgaacaaaaatataGGAAAAACATGAAGACCTGGTTTTAGTCTTAATTTTCATGCACAAAACTCAATGAGTTATATAATtacgtacatgcatgcatgcatattaattggtttaCATAACCTAACTCAAATAATTATGTATactcataattaaataattacgtatatatatatatatatatatatatatatatatatatatgatgcagtttaatttcaaataatcAGTGTAGGCAACAATTAATATAATTACATACCGATAAAATTACAGACATATCTAAATTGAACCAATTATATAAACtatgtacatgcatgcatattaattgatttgaaaagttaaattaaattaaattaaattacttaCACATAAATAATTGCATAATTACGTACATATTATAACTAATTatccataattataaaattatgcatgcaaatttttcaattataatatttattatttacaaaTAATAAATGTAGACAATACTATAATTACATAATTACGGACATGTATAAGCTAAACCAATCATACAATTATGAACATGCAAAcatattaattaatttgaaaacCAAGTCAAACTATGtacttaattttataaatattcaaATCAAACACTAATGaacataaaaattcaaattataatattagtTATTAATTTGTAGTATACTTTTAAATGTgttaaattaaataaatcaaataaGATTGGCAATTTAAAAGGATTGACGGGTTAAGGGAGTGCACCCATTTAATAAATGAGTCTAAATAGGTCACCCAATCCATATAATTATATGAGTGTACCctaatcattttatttttcatgGATAAATTAAATTACTTACATATCCAGCGTGGCATAAaacattcatgcatgcatgcaacgTTGCTGTAAATTAAACACAAAATAGAAATTAATTACGAAGTATGCATGTAGGCATGCAACCAATGAATTAGCTGCTCCCTATCCTTTCATAATTAATTATACAATGgtaattattaattaatccagcattaatattttcttcatggacGAAAAGGATTGTATGAAGTTTgaatttcatatattattattaaataattaatttggTTAAGCTTTGTGCAATATGCATCGTCCATGCACCATCCATGCACttccaaaaattttaattttcatgacTTTGATctatccacaaaaaaaaaaagctcataAGTGTACTTCAGAGAAATTAAGATTAATATTTGTATGTACGAAAAAATTATTGAAACTTAATTAATATTGCTTTATCAAttatgtttatttatatttcataCATTCGGGTGTACATATCTAATGTAAGTAAGTATGATACCCATCACGTAAAGGGTAGTAATCCTTTTTCAATGCAGACATTACATAATTTGTATCAAGCAATTGAGTTTACTAATCATTAAATTGCATATAATTAATATGGAACTAGCTAGTGGCCAATTCCAGCAGCACTTGTACTGGGTTCATTCTACTCATTCCTGAGTCCGATCAATTCCAGCAGGACCATTTGCATTGAGACGATGCCCAGCTCCAGGACTCGGCACCGATATTCCGAAAACCCGACTCGGCACCGAGTTTCCGAAAACCTGACCATTGCCACTGAGATGGTGTCCAGCTCCAGGACTCGGCACCGATGTTCCGAAAGTCTGACCAATGCCATCAAAATGGTGGCCAACCCGACTCGGCACCGAGTTTCTGAAAACCTGACCATTGCCACGGAGATGGTGTCCAGCTCCAGGACTCGGCACCGATGTTCCGAAAGTCTGACCAATGCCATCAAAATGGTGGCCAACCCGACTCGGCACCGAGTTTCTGAAAACCTGACCATTGCCACTGAAATGGTGTCCAGCTCCAGGACTCGGCACCGATGTTCCGAAAGTCTGACCAATGCCATCAAAATGGTGGCCAACCCGACTCGGCACCGAGTTTCTGAAAACCTGACCATTGCCACTGAAATGGTGTCCAGCTCCAGGACTCGGCACCGATGTTCCGAAAGTCTGACCAATGCCATCAAAACGGTGGCCAACCCGACTCGGCACCGAGTTTCCGAAAACCTGACCATTGCCACTGAAATGGTGTCCAGCTCCAGGACTTGGCACTGATATTCCGAAAGTCTGACCAATGCCATCAAAATGGTGGCCAGCTCCAGGACTCGGGACCGACCTGGAATCCTCATCGATGCCAGCAGCGAAATGATGGCCAGCTCCAGGACTAGGAACTGATTGTTCTAAAACCCGATCAATGCCGGTGTGTTTGGGTCGAACTCCAGTAGTTGGTAGCGATCCTAAAACCTGATCTTCGTTGGCGAGATGAGGGCTAGGGTATTTGGCGAAGAGCTTTCTTGCTTCTGAAGATGAAAAATTGCATGAGCACACAAGAAAGAGTGAGGTGAGCAAGAATGTGGCCAAGTGATGATAAGCCATTGTACTGTATATATGTTGCAAAGAACAAAATGGAGAATTGAAGAAGAATTAATTGAAGTGTTGTGTGGGAATTTGGTGTAGGgtttgagctctttatataatatttgtacGTGGAGACATGGAAAGAGAGGCCTGTGGTTCATATAAGTTGGCCGCCTCTGCAAGTCTGAAATTAATATTTGAAAGTTGAAAACTAATGTTTTGGTAATAAGATCTTTGCAGATGTGTTTTGAGAAATTGGGTTAGGTACTGATCATGATGAACTCAATATGTGAGAATTGAAAGTGATTTTGTTTTTACTTTTGATGATTTTCAATTGCCATATACTAAAGCTGCTATgggtttgagagaaattttggtGATGCGTTGATTAATTTACATGCCAATGTTGACCCAAACCAAAACTAACAGTAAAGGCAGTGGGAGTTTCATTAATTTGCTATTCCTAGTCTTTACAAAATACACACAACATATGGGTTCAATACTCAAGGTGCGACCTAAAACTTCGGAAAAATGATTAAATCTTAATGGTAAAGGCATTTCGCTAGTTATTAAATAGGAACggaatattaaaattaattatattaaataaggtgaaatattataattattttaggGATGGGCTTTAGCATCTAAGATGTTTAAATTCTTGCTAGGATATTTGTAGTAatccgaaccaagaaaataagaaataaataaaagaaaagagaaaggaaaaagaaaagagggaaattggtttggcaatggaccaaactgtcgacggttcaGGGAGTCT
It encodes the following:
- the LOC131148945 gene encoding uncharacterized protein LOC131148945: MAYHHLATFLLTSLFLVCSCNFSSSEARKLFAKYPSPHLANEDQVLGSLPTTGVRPKHTGIDRVLEQSVPSPGAGHHFAAGIDEDSRSVPSPGAGHHFDGIGQTFGISVPSPGAGHHFSGNGQVFGNSVPSRVGHRFDGIGQTFGTSVPSPGAGHHFSGNGQVFRNSVPSRVGHHFDGIGQTFGTSVPSPGAGHHFSGNGQVFRNSVPSRVGHHFDGIGQTFGTSVPSPGAGHHLRGNGQVFRNSVPSRVGHHFDGIGQTFGTSVPSPGAGHHLSGNGQVFGNSVPSRVFGISVPSPGAGHRLNANGPAGIDRTQE